From the Equus przewalskii isolate Varuska chromosome 19, EquPr2, whole genome shotgun sequence genome, one window contains:
- the SPDEF gene encoding SAM pointed domain-containing Ets transcription factor isoform X2, whose protein sequence is MGSASPCLSSVAPSRLLLAPDAVLRTGLEKVAVGAAGPESRDWSPSPPATPEQGLSAFYLSYFDMLYPDDGSWAAKGPGASARDEPPEEPEQCPVIDSQAPGGGLDLAPGGLTLEEHSLEQVQSMVVGEVLKDIETACKLLNITADPVDWSPGNVQKWLLWTEHQYRLPPVGKAFQELGGKELCAMSEEQFRQRSPLGGEVLHAHLDIWKSAAWMKERTSPGAIHYCASAGEESWTDSEVDSSCSGQPIHLWQFLRELLLKPHSYGRFIRWLNKEKGIFKIEDSAQVARLWGIRKNRPAMNYDKLSRSIRQYYKKGIIRKPDISQRLVYQFVHPI, encoded by the exons ATGGGCAGCGCCAGCCCGTGCCTGAGCAGCGTGGCCCCCAGCCGCCTCCTGCTGGCCCCCGATGCTGTGCTGCGGACAGGCCTGGAGAAGGTGGCCGTGGGGGCAGCAGGGCCCGAGAGCCGAGACTGGAGCCCCAGCCCCCCCGCCACGCCCGAGCAGGGCCTGTCCGCCTTCTACCTCTCCTACTTCGACATGCTGTACCCCGACGATGGCAGCTGGGCCGCcaagggccctggggccagcGCTCGGGACGAGCCGCCTGAGGAGCCCGAGCAGTGCCCGGTCATCGACAGCCAGGCCCCTGGGGGCGGCCTGGACTTGGCGCCGGGCGGGCTGACCCTGGAGGAGCACTCGCTGGAGCAGGTGCAGTCCATGGTGGTGGGCGAGGTGCTCAAGGACATTGAGACGGCCTGCAAGCTGCTCAACATCACCGCAG ACCCCGTGGACTGGAGCCCTGGCAACGTGCAGAAGTGGCTGCTGTGGACGGAGCACCAGTACCGGCTGCCCCCAGTAGGCAAGGCCTTCCAGGAGCTGGGAGGCAAGGAGCTGTGCGCCATGTCGGAGGAGCAGTTTCGCCAGCGCTCGCCCCTGGGCGGGGAGGTGCTGCACGCCCACCTGGACATCTGGAAATCAG CGGCCTGGATGAAAGAGAGGACCTCCCCGGGGGCCATTCACTACTGCG CGTCCGCGGGCGAGGAGAGCTGGACTGACAGCGAGGTGGACTCGTCCTGCTCCGGGCAGCCCATCCACCTGTGGCAGTTCCTCAGAGAACTGCTGCTCAAGCCGCACAGCTACGGCCGCTTCATCCGCTGGCTCAACAAGGAGAAGG gcATCTTCAAAATTGAAGACTCGGCCCAGGTGGCCCGGCTCTGGGGCATCCGCAAGAACCGTCCAGCCATGAACTACGACAAGCTGAGCCGCTCCATCCGCCAGTATTACAAGAAGGGCATTATCCGGAAGCCCGACATTTCCCAGCGCCTTGTCTACCAGTTTGTGCACCCCATCTGA
- the SPDEF gene encoding SAM pointed domain-containing Ets transcription factor isoform X1: MGGCAAAAGPSSSGMGSASPCLSSVAPSRLLLAPDAVLRTGLEKVAVGAAGPESRDWSPSPPATPEQGLSAFYLSYFDMLYPDDGSWAAKGPGASARDEPPEEPEQCPVIDSQAPGGGLDLAPGGLTLEEHSLEQVQSMVVGEVLKDIETACKLLNITADPVDWSPGNVQKWLLWTEHQYRLPPVGKAFQELGGKELCAMSEEQFRQRSPLGGEVLHAHLDIWKSAAWMKERTSPGAIHYCASAGEESWTDSEVDSSCSGQPIHLWQFLRELLLKPHSYGRFIRWLNKEKGIFKIEDSAQVARLWGIRKNRPAMNYDKLSRSIRQYYKKGIIRKPDISQRLVYQFVHPI, translated from the exons ATGGGGGGCTGCG CCGCGGCCGCCGGCCCGAGCAGCAGCGGCATGGGCAGCGCCAGCCCGTGCCTGAGCAGCGTGGCCCCCAGCCGCCTCCTGCTGGCCCCCGATGCTGTGCTGCGGACAGGCCTGGAGAAGGTGGCCGTGGGGGCAGCAGGGCCCGAGAGCCGAGACTGGAGCCCCAGCCCCCCCGCCACGCCCGAGCAGGGCCTGTCCGCCTTCTACCTCTCCTACTTCGACATGCTGTACCCCGACGATGGCAGCTGGGCCGCcaagggccctggggccagcGCTCGGGACGAGCCGCCTGAGGAGCCCGAGCAGTGCCCGGTCATCGACAGCCAGGCCCCTGGGGGCGGCCTGGACTTGGCGCCGGGCGGGCTGACCCTGGAGGAGCACTCGCTGGAGCAGGTGCAGTCCATGGTGGTGGGCGAGGTGCTCAAGGACATTGAGACGGCCTGCAAGCTGCTCAACATCACCGCAG ACCCCGTGGACTGGAGCCCTGGCAACGTGCAGAAGTGGCTGCTGTGGACGGAGCACCAGTACCGGCTGCCCCCAGTAGGCAAGGCCTTCCAGGAGCTGGGAGGCAAGGAGCTGTGCGCCATGTCGGAGGAGCAGTTTCGCCAGCGCTCGCCCCTGGGCGGGGAGGTGCTGCACGCCCACCTGGACATCTGGAAATCAG CGGCCTGGATGAAAGAGAGGACCTCCCCGGGGGCCATTCACTACTGCG CGTCCGCGGGCGAGGAGAGCTGGACTGACAGCGAGGTGGACTCGTCCTGCTCCGGGCAGCCCATCCACCTGTGGCAGTTCCTCAGAGAACTGCTGCTCAAGCCGCACAGCTACGGCCGCTTCATCCGCTGGCTCAACAAGGAGAAGG gcATCTTCAAAATTGAAGACTCGGCCCAGGTGGCCCGGCTCTGGGGCATCCGCAAGAACCGTCCAGCCATGAACTACGACAAGCTGAGCCGCTCCATCCGCCAGTATTACAAGAAGGGCATTATCCGGAAGCCCGACATTTCCCAGCGCCTTGTCTACCAGTTTGTGCACCCCATCTGA